A single window of Syntrophorhabdaceae bacterium DNA harbors:
- a CDS encoding DUF5668 domain-containing protein, whose protein sequence is MRSRRGLGAYILIILGGIFLLYNFGLLPHPLFAQWWPLILIFVGVLSLMRRASRNDRKDEERKE, encoded by the coding sequence ATGAGATCAAGACGCGGATTGGGAGCCTACATACTTATCATCCTCGGCGGAATTTTTCTGCTCTACAATTTCGGTTTACTGCCGCACCCGCTTTTTGCTCAGTGGTGGCCATTGATCCTCATCTTCGTCGGCGTTCTGTCGCTGATGCGCCGAGCATCCCGCAATGACCGGAAGGACGAAGAAAGAAAGGAATGA